The Balaenoptera acutorostrata chromosome 11, mBalAcu1.1, whole genome shotgun sequence genome segment ATCTTCTTTCTAGTAAGCTCCAAGGTGTTCCCAAAGTTCCTTGAATGGCCCTTTTGTAACTTGTGCTTTTATAGATAATTTAGTTCTTAATTACCTTAGTCCCTGAACTGAAACCTTCAATCCTACCAGAAGCTACTATGCTTTCACTATTTTTTGAGCATCAACTctaggccaggcactgttctgaccAGTTTGTGTAAACCACGGAACAAAATAAAGCTTCTGCCTTtgtggagcttacaatctagtgaGAGCAGGCCATGAACTTGAGAAAACGTCAGAAGGTGATCAGTGCTCAGCGAACAGGACAAAAGTAGATCAAGGAGGGAATGAGTGGGAGCTGCGAGTGGGTGGAGCTTGTTGAGATATTAAAAGAGGTGCTCTGGGTAGCCTGAGATGACAGCTGAGCCAAGACTTGAAGGCGGTAGGGAGTTAGTTAGCCAATGTTAGCACCTATAACatggcttatttttccttttctttgaataaCAAGCAATCACCAAGCTTTGATTGAGTGATGTGAGGCAACATTGAGCCCTCTGAGATGTGTAAAAACAAATGTGTTTTACTCCCCCAACCCAAGAGGTCAGGATCACTTCATGCAAGTTTTAGGTGCTAAATACCTCTGAACAGAAGCCACGAGGCTCTTAAATAAATCCACTGCTATGTTGAAAGTAGAACTGTCAAAACTGATGGGTCCACACTGTGGAATATGCACCAAGAGAGGGACTAGGGTCGTCCGTTAGTCACTGCTGAAATATGTATGCACCTGCACGGTGGCATGTGGGGATGTCATCTGACTCCTTCTAGGGGTGATCCCTTCCTGTTACTTCAAACTTTGAAAATAACCTGGTCGTCTGTATTTACAAAGTACTAAAGTGCCCTTAACAgtaagaataaaagtaaaaaatatatatatatatggtcctATAACACAACAGGGGAAACAGGCTGACATCTTCACATCTTACAGCTTTGGGGATGAGGACTCAATGCTTTTTGTTTGGGGCGGTGGGCGGTTCGAAGCATGAGAAAAACAAGCTCTGAAGCCCTGAGTCATCCACGGGAGTACGCCACAGACTGGAGCGGACCAAACTGCAGGCCCCGCACTGTAATATCCAGGTAAACAAAGGGGCGGGTGAGGAGCAGGGGACATAGGAAGGAACTGGTTACTCGGGCGGCAGTAAAGTGACCAACTGGACCCAGAGCCACTCAAGGACAAAGTGGACCAGTTTCTGAAAATAACTGGTGGTTTCATGCAGCAAAAACAAAACGAGGATGAATGCTTGGAACTTGGTCAAATTTGTCAGAGTAAAAAATATATCTCAAAGAAAACACAGCTAGAAATAGTTGATTCCAAGTTTTGTATCGagtaaaaaaaaagtggatgcAATCAGTTTATCAActagtttatttttcagaaatgactTGTTATCGCAGTTGACTTGGGGCTGTATCCACGGGCAAGTGTACATGTGCCGTCCCAGCCCACACAGAGAATCTCAAAATCATACCGCACCTATCATACTGGGTGGTTACCGACAGAGGCGATGTATTGACAGAACTGTGTGCTTAATACACGCAACAGAGTCACAGCAACTTGCAATAACTGACAATATTGTGTCCAAAGGGTGAATGCACCAAGGCAGAGCCTGGGCACCAGCCAGCTCTGGGGAGTGCTGTTCACACCACCACGGCAGGGcaccccctggagttgtgcaaggCAGTGCATCTGTCTGCCTAATCGCCACTATTCACGATTTAaccatttgttttgttcttttgcaaTCTTAACTTCTGATTTCACAATATGgtctgtgaactttttttttaagtacacaatgctttaaaggaagaaaacaactctgcactggggaaaaaaatagaatgaagcaGAACAATCTGCCATTCAGGAGTGGCCTTCTTTTTCTGGTCTCTACCCACACTGTGCTGGGGCAGGCTGCATTGGGATGGGTGGCGGAACTAAGCTTCCCTTTTTATACTAAGTGTAAGCAGCGTGACCATGTAACATTTTGTCCACTGGGGGACTTGTGGCAGTGCAATAAGGAACCATTAATAAACCAATCAGGACAATAAGCATAAATCTAGACTGTCCTTGGAAACCTAGATGTATACTTATCCTACAGCTGTTATCTGAGATCCTTCTAcccaaatatatagtaaaagttAAGGACtgactcaactctgccattgatGTCATACTGGCCTCCAAGGGAAGAATGGACTTACGTGACACATCATTCAAGACTGGTCCCCAGGAATATGCATCAGGGTGTCAGTCAATCTTACATGGGACCCAGTTAATGAAAGGACATTTCCTAACCTGCTTTTAGTTCAAGATGACTCACAATGGACTGAGGGTGCTAAGAAGCTTTAAAGCTTGACCAGCAGGAAACAGGGAAATGCTGCTGAGATACTGATGTGCAGGAAAGAGCATCACATCCAACTGAGAACAATGAAATATCCAGCCTGCCTTTGTCTCTCAACTTAGTTGTTTAAACTTTATGCACCTAGGTCAGAGGGCTGGTCTGATATGGTATGTAATGTCCCATCCGAGGATAAACTTCTTCTACCAGGAAAATCTAGAGGTAAGTAGGACCAAAATAAGCAAAGGCCTCCTGGGGGAGGCACAGTCTCTAAATTCAGGGCACTTCTTTGGTTTAGCTGTGGCCTAGTCTCCCGCACCACTGCTTCCAATGTGTACGGAGGACTGGGACCTgccatgtgtttttcttttaaacatctacCCAATCTCATTCCTAGGTAGTGCGGGCAAGTCTTTAGTTTCAAGTTCATTATCTCAATTCCAGTATTAGCTTCCATTTGGCTTTATCAGCAACACCCCAATACTTGCCCAGTAGTGACAGGTATCCATTTCCAATGCCTTGACGTCAACGTGAAAATTCCCTAGAACTTTCTGTATTTCCTGCATGTGGCCTTTGCTGGGCTTGGGCTTCTTCTACCCTCCCTCTCAGTCCTAACTTAACTCTCAGTCAGTACACTGGGCATGATTTGGGTTTGGTCATGGGTGGAATCCTGCCATGGATCCCTTACGACCACCTACTTCTTTTCTGCTGACTCTTGTATTTCCATAAAACTCTACAGAGGTAGACACCACGTGGGGATATAGCCCTGCAAGAGATTAAAGAAGATTAGAAATGGATATTAAAGTTCTTTCAGAAAGGAATTTCTACTAATCTGTTTTTCATTGTCTCTCAACGGGCACCCCGCCGCCTACCTACATATCGGTTCCTGAATGAAGACTCTCCGAAGCTCGGAAGGCATCGAGCTCGTTCTGACCCCAGGAGCCTTAAGGAGGCGCCAGGTGTTGCTTTgggagatggtggcctcatatTGACCAGGATGTGGAAAGAACAGGTTGGGTTAGGACTTACAGCAGAACCAGGGACCAGAGCAACGCCTCTCCAACCTCGGCGTGCAGCGGAGTCACGAGAAGCCGGTTAAAAATACAGCTGCCCACGCTGAGGTTCTGAGTCAGCCAAATCTGGGCGAGGCCTAgacatctgcattttaacaagcacccctccctcccccacccccaatcttcTAACGCAGGCAGCCTTCCACCTTCAGCTCTGAGGAACACGTAAAGCGGTGACAAGGCATTTATCTGCGGAGGAGAAAATCACCCACGCTCCACCGACACCCTGGGCACGCCGCCCCGCCTCCGTTCACCTCTGGCCGGTGACTCCTGGGCGGTGACAGGCAGGTACACGTCTGCCCGCACGTGGGCACCCAGCCGACAGTCACCCCAGCTCAGAGTTTTCTACTTGGGAGTCCACACCCCGTCGATTCTAAGACCTACTAAATAAAAGCAACATTTCTGAACTCACGGTAGGTTTTTAAGGTATgcaattcttttatttcctcGGCCTGACAGCAGAAACTTCGTGACACAAGAGCCTGCAGCTGACAGAACTGACACACGGATTTCCACCACGGGAAGGACCCTTTTCATTAGCGGAGATGAACTGAAGTGTCATGTATGAGATGAATTGAAATGTCCCATCTGAGTGCGATTCCTGCTTCCCACTCCCACCCACATCACAACCCGTAAAGTGAAAACAATCGGAATCAGATAGAATCCCCAGGAGCTACTAAAAGTCACCCTCTCAAATGTTTCTATCTAGCAGCCGTGGTAAGTGAAAACCCAAGGAGGGAAGCAGCTGGCCCTCACTGGGCATTTCCGTGCGTGTGAGAGTGAAGGACAGCAGCCCGGGAGCAAGAATTCTGGATGAGCTGGAGGTGTGGACAATCCATCTTACCTCATACCTGCCCCTTCCATACATAACTCATCTTTGTCCCCATTCATGGAGTGAAGTTTGGGAAATGCCAGACGAGTGGTTTTAGCCTATCACTGGAAATGGCTGAGGCTCATTCAAGTCCAAGGtaggtgtggggaaaaggggcACCAAAGAGCAAAGCAGGTTAGACAGAGATGCTCAATACTTTGTCAGTTCCAGTTTAATGCTATCAATGCTATCTTCGCAATCCTGCCACCCCTCACGCCTGGCCCCTATTTTCCAGCGGGAGGAGAGCTCCATCTAAGTGTCTGGGTCTGAGGTCTACTGCCACCACTGGGGTGGGGACTGTGATGCTTGTGAGATGGCAATTGGGATGCGGGAGGAGACGTGGAGATAGGAGAGGTCAGGGGTCACAATGCTTCAATTACAGTGGGTCTCTTTTGGTCCCCAGGAATGGTCCACTACCAGTGGTCCTAAAACATTCCCATCCCCTTTCCCTACATGTCTTGTGCAAATGTCAAAAACAGAATCTCTGCCCGAAGAGAAGGAGAGCAGGAAGTTACTGGTGGTCCACGATCTCTGGCCCCAACTTGCCCACCCCCCGATTCTTCTATGGAAATCCCACAAGAGTTAATTCGCAGCAGTGTGGTCAGACTAGAGCATCTTCACTTTTCTACGGAGCCAACCCAACAGCTCTGTCCTGACATGCTTTCTCCCCGGGCCGAGAAAGCAGCAAAAAACATCAATTGAGCATGTGAAAATATGGTGATGGTGTGTGCAGTGTAGTGTTTCCAGATGTCTTCACCTCCGTCTCCTCCACGGGGGGAgccctcccccctctctctccccaagcCCCACAcacgcccctccccctgccccgagTCCGGGTGCTCCCATCGGCCGGCGTCCGCCACTCACTTCCCGTAGACGCTCTCGTCACTGTAGGCCACGTACAGAAAATAGTCTTCCTCGTGGTTGTCCTAGGGGAAGAGGTAAGACGACGGTTTAGAAAACATCATCACATTCATTAGCCCTAGGATTCAGAGCCTCACGCAACTCTGTAAGGTAGGCAGAGGAGGTATCATTAGTCCCCACTGAAAAGAGGATCGAAGAAGACGCAGAAGTGGCTGGGATTCAACTTTGAACTCTGAGTTCACAAACACCTTTGTGGAGAACACCATACCCATCAGGGGTACAAACACGACCCCCCTAAAAAGCTCATTCTGGCAAGGGCAACATAGATACAATGTAACTATATACATAGATACAATGTAACTATATATACTGGAGTAAAAACTAATAGGGAATGTATGCTGTGGAATAAAAATGAGAGGTTATTAGAAAAGTTTGTGCAAGTCACTAATGGGACACAAAAAGAAGGCAGTATTGTGTGAAACCCTTTAAGGAATAATAATGCAGTAACAATCTTAGGTGATACAGCATGATAAAGTCCTTTATTATAGTTTTCTCATCAGATTCTGACAGTTAAACCAAATTAAACCAAATAAAACACTCAAGTTATTCCCTCCAACTGAGTTTATCTGTGAAGGCAAATGAATCCATTTAAAGACTgccttaattttaaatttcattttatctgGAATTTCTGCAGTCAGAGACCACTTCCTGCTGTTTCAATAAAGACGATCCGATGTTAAAACACTATAGCAAGGCGAGACTGAAAAGAGAATTCAAAGGGGCTGAATCTAGTGGGCTGCTCACTCCCTAAGGGACAAGTGGCGTCTGACCTCACAGAGCCTGACACGGCCATGTGAAAGGAACCTGATAAACAACACCTCCTGCCCCACTTCCCAGGTATGTTGATAACACACCTGGGATGTTGATAACACACCTGGGACAAAAGCTAGAGAAGGCCAGACTGCACAGTATTGTCACCAGGACCATTACCTCATACAGCTGGCCCATGGTCGCGCTAGTGGGAGGGATGGTGTTGTTGACAAAGAAGAATAAGGCGTCTTCGGGTCTCAGGTGGATCCTCTTCCGGATTAAGAAGTAGAACTGGCCAACTGGATGAAGGTAGGttttagaaaaggaaggaaaggcgGAAGAAAATGAGAGGTTAGCAGAACGGTAAGATCCAGAAAAAAATCCTACTGCACCTGTTTCCAAAAGTACCAGACTTACGTATCACCTGAGCAGAGCCCAATACCGTCCTACagctttagaaataaaaagtgatACTCAAAGAAGCCTGCATATTTCTTGACATGCCATGGAGGAGTTTAATTCCTCAATCCTTCCCCACTTTACTCAATTTCAGACCTAATGTTAGCATATCCACTCAAAGCCTGAAGACACCTTTGAGGGAATACAATGTTTCTCCAGACTGAAACACTCCCATCATTGTCTAAATCTGATTTGAAACAcacttccagggaattccctggcagtccagtggttaggactctggcgctttcactgccaggacccgggtttgatccctggtcggggaaataagatcctgcaagccacgtggtgcagccaaaaagaagaagaaaaaaacaaaaagaaagaaagaaacacacttCCCACTCCCAGCTAAGACAAACTTGTGATGGGAAGCAGTCTAATAGGCTGCAGTAATCTCAGCACAATGAGTCATCCCAATGTTGGGGCAATAAGTGGGGTTCAATGCATTACCCTTCACTAAGCACACTGAAAGATTTCTAGAAGGCTGATATGCAAGTCTAATAACTCTGGAGCAAACACATCTACAGAATCTTTCCAAGGGTCTCCTGGATGCAGTAGTTACTCCATTAAGAATCAACGTGAAGAATGAATATATCCTATCCAAACAGTATCTACAAGATGTATTAACAAAAAACTGTAGCTTGAGACAAGGTAGTCAGCTGAGAATCTCTAAAATGTGATCCTCCCAATAAACTAGTCTGGTTTTCCTTTTGGAGTAAATTGGTATCACAATAACAAAGCTGAATTTTAAGCGGTTTAAATAATGGACCTCAGATCTTTTCTCTCAAGCTTTCGTACTTTGCTGCATCTAAATCAAACAAAGCACTATCATGGGAAATGCTTAAGGAAATTGGTGATGGGAAAGAACTATGACATCACCGTTTTTGAATCACCTCTCAGGAGAATCCCACTCACTCTCTTCAATTCTGCTTCCTCTCAATCCCACAATCGCATGCACACAAGAAGGCTGGGAATGCTTTCCCATGGGAGGACGTTGTCAGGGGAGGGAAAGAGCATTACCAGTGAGGTCAGAGGGCACTAGGTACTTCCTCTTGTCCAGATCAGGCACCCTGGCCTTGGGAGCCTTCTCCACGATCACCTGGGAGGAGAAGTAGAGAGTGGGGATAAAAACTGCAGAATCCAACCTAGCATTTTCCCCTCTACATCCTACAGTTGCCCTATCTGAAGTGAGTTTGTCTAGGGCCAATAAAGCTGTTCCATTTCTTATTCCCCCTTACCCCTTACAAAATGTATGGGGAAATGGACTTTCGTAATAAGGTTATAGTTTTATTACTGCAATAACAAGAGGATGAGGAGGGCATGTTATGAAAAGTAAAGATTTTAAAACCTTGATTTTAATTACGAATTACCTGTAAGGTATACTACAGGATATATACTTTCTGGTATTTAGTTAAAGCACCAAGAAGATTGTGTGAATTTTCTCAGATGGTCCTGAGTACCTAttagttttattctttcttgtaaATGCTATTTATTAAAGGTACAGATAATGTGGTTCAAATTTTATACTTTGTCAAAATTTTTGATAACGACTGCAAAAAACATATTCAAGACACTATTAACTAAAAAAAGTAAGTattaaaacatttcttatattctttaaaatgacGTCAGTACAATAACTAACCCATTAATCAATACTGATTATCTGTTAGGATTTTAAGAGATTTTCAATGTTTAcattaaatatttctataatatttCAAGTTTTAGAAAGATCATATATGTCTGTaacgaaaagaaaaaagatatgtaAAATTTAAAGACTCTTTATACATGaagatttataaaatagaaaatatcttataaataaatttttaatattaatttaaatatacttaaatgtaaatattatataaatatatttactatttatatattatatgtgatataatatataatttaatttaatttagaaatatttaaaatctattttaaaaccaTCAGCTTTAGATTTTTAGTTTAGAAAACAATCACTCTCGGTAGAAGATATAGGAAgtacagaaaatttaaagaaacagaaatacacaCTGGACAAGTAtccttagtagctgtgtgaccttcaacaggtcacttaacctctctgagcttcagcatTCCGACAAGTAAAAGGAAGACGATAACTTTCAAACACATCTTTTACAGAAGCATGGAACTGAGACAATGAACTTGAATAATCCATAAAATTTTATGTGAAAAGGCTTTGTAAAGTATAAAGATCTAAACATAAGGATTGATTTGGAGAAATctgaagcttttaaatttaagggGAGAGAATAACAAGTGAAAAACCTACTTATTTTTGCACAGAAAAAGAATCCTGCACCTGGAAGACCAGAAGGACATGATCAcacttaacaataaaaataaatccagttgcaaaataaatgagtcacaggtacaAAATGTATAGTGTGAGGAATATAATAATAACTAAGTAATATGGTGACATACCATAATTAACTATACTTATCacggtgatcattttgaaatgtatagaaaaaatCACTACGTTGTGTAACAGGAgttaacacagtgttgtaggtcaattacactttgagagtaaatcctaagagttctcatcacaaaaaaaaaaattctttttctacttctttaattttgtatctgtgtaTGAGATCATGGATGTTCACTCAACTTACTGTGATCATCATTCCATGaggtatgtaagtcaaatcattacgctgtacactttaaacttatacagcgCCATATGGCTATTATATCTCCATAAAAccggaagaaaaaataaataaataaaaatcaaaactgcagCAGTGATATGTGAgtcagaaattaaaagaaaaagtaggaaGAGACCAGTGATGGCCCAACAATGAGGATGGTCAGGAGGCCGCAGGCGCATAAAATCAAAGGGAAGGAGGCTGCCTTGTGTCACGCAGGAACTCTGAGACGACGTGGCAGTTCCAGCCCAGATTAATAAGACATGGAAACCACGTGAAGGGAGCAGAAAAAGACAGCGACAAAGCCAAGTGCAGTTGTGACATcgggaggagagggtgggatgTGGAGgaacaggaggggaggaggaatcaTTAAGGCCTTCGTTTACCAGAAAATATTCAAGTTCCCAGGAACCCTTCACTTAACAGTGGGCCCTGGGCCTAGATGCTTTGCCtgtttgggtctcagttttcctcctctgtgaaatgtgaCTAATATTCCATAGGGCTGCTCATGAATTTCAAAAAACAGGCAATCTCTTCCTAACAGTTTCCTGCTATGTTGCAAGTTTTCAATACACTGTAGCTAGAAAGGTAACTTCAAAATCCCATGAAACTCTCTCAAGGCCCAAGCACGCCTATTCTTTTGGGCGGCAGCTACAGAGGTGCTCAGGCTACACTCAAGTCACGTAAGCAGTCAGGGTACGTGACTGCTTTAATTACACCAATGGTCTAGGGGGAAAGGGCTTTAGCAGTCATTTAGTCTAACCCTCTTTTCCGTAAACACAACACTTGAGCACAGCAAGATTCAGGGTTCTGCCCAGAACATGCACCAAATCTTAGGATTCAGAGGGTAGAGATCCTTTTGCATCACAACTAGAAAGAAGGCCACAGGCTGAGCACCTAAGGAGCAGCTAGAGGCTGACCACTGGTTAAAACCTAACTGGAGGAATCATGAGATCTAAGGGAGAGTCAGAATGGCTTACAAACTATCACAGAAGTAAAACATTTAACACCAAACAATGAGCAGAACAAAAATAGGGGGGATTAGCTGAACTATTCTGGGTGAATGCATGTAAATGATTGAAATGGAAAAGACTGTTTTGAGGAAATGGATGAGAATTTTAACTAGATTTAGGAACAGGTACAATTCTGAGTTTGTGACTTATACGGAGCTACTGGAACAGAGCCTCATACTTAGCGTTCTGAATACACGGTAGTCATTTTGCTGACTGGGATGCCGTTCTGGCATCCTACTACCATCTGCGAACTCTTGAAGGCAGCAACAGTGGACTTCTGTATTTCCAATACCTAACAGTGCGAGGCACACACGACACACTTAAATAGTTCTGTTGAACAGAATTGCATTAGAGATTGAGAAACAATACGACATGGAGGGCCCAACAGCCAGGGtcagaatcccagctctgccacacagCAGCCCTGTGAAACCCTTCAGGAAGTTACTTCAGTTCTCTGTGCTTCAGATCCTGCATCTGCAGAATGGGATTATAACGGTGTGAGGACTAAGTGAATGAATATAGACGGGGCACTGAGAATACTCCCAGCTACATGGTAAGTTATCAATCAAAGTTAGTTGTCCCTTTCAAATATTATTATAAGAGAGTAGGATGGGTATCACCAAGATTTGGGGGAAACTTTTAAAGCAGTCATGCAAGGTCCACAGACCAAGAAATCAATTTGTCACGAATCCGTCAGTGGGTAATAGGGCTAGCTCTCCTTTTTAGCTGAAAACCCTTTTGTACGTAATTCCTGGGGAATGGAACAGCTCTAATATCTCCTCTACCCTTATAGGAAAAGGACTGCAAGGGATTTATACGGCCCAGGTCGCTTCTGGCAGCTGTAAGAACATCAGAGTTAGATGAGGTTTGGAAAGGAATTCAAGAGTACCTCTCACCATCAGATAATGGCAATTCCTTTACCTGCAAATTATCTGTAATATTTATCCGAATGTCCCTGCCCGAAGATAAAGAGCACAGTCTTAGGGTCTCTAGTCCCCCATCGCCAAAGCTCAGCGACTGTTCCCTCCACCACACTTCAAAGCCTTCTGTCTTCCCATCCGGCTGCGTAGCCCACAGTAGAGAAAAACCAGGcaggaggcggggggaggggggagggggagagggagaaaagcgCCCGGATGCGGAAAGATGCCTTACTATTTCTTCCCTGTACCTCCTCACTGCCTGCACTAGTTTTTACATTACATACGCCAGAGTCCAAAAACCCGAGAGAAAAAAGGTCTCAGTCCTTCCTCATTGTGTCCAGGTACAATGTGTTCAGGATAAATACCGGAGGAAGGCTGGCTGCAGCCCCACACGCCCCGGGGCCAACAATGATGAGGCAACCCGGCTGCTGCGCGGAGAACGTGACCTTGTTTTCTGGGCCAGGCCTGTCTTGGGgcgcccccatccccccacccccgcttcctaACCctcagagacaaaaataaaggatCCACTGGCTTCCGAACACTTCCCTCCCAAACCCAAGGCTCTAAGGGCCAGTCAACTTGATTAACgcaaacccacctaaggagaaaACAGATGGGAGCAAATCCACCGCATCTGTTATTCCCAGAACAATTTCCATGTAGTCTTAAAGGCAGCAAATGGGTAGCCCCAACCTAATCATTCTCGCACAAAAAGGCCCACATTTTGAGTACATCCCAGCTCACACATCCTCTGAATACTGCTGAGTCACTCAAACGTAGGCTCCGCGCTAAAACTGCGGTCAGCTCCAAAGATGGGGCCCTGGGGATACGGGTTTTAAAGGGTCCGCAGTGCGA includes the following:
- the GABARAPL1 gene encoding gamma-aminobutyric acid receptor-associated protein-like 1 — translated: MKFQYKEDHPFEYRKKEGEKIRKKYPDRVPVIVEKAPKARVPDLDKRKYLVPSDLTVGQFYFLIRKRIHLRPEDALFFFVNNTIPPTSATMGQLYEDNHEEDYFLYVAYSDESVYGK